The Maylandia zebra isolate NMK-2024a linkage group LG7, Mzebra_GT3a, whole genome shotgun sequence genome contains a region encoding:
- the gfm2 gene encoding ribosome-releasing factor 2, mitochondrial yields the protein MSLRGLQTFSRMIRGRRLFAAGLQCCRCRLSCHVKRHYSLLPDDVKSLRALVNPEVSRIRNIGIMAHIDAGKTTTTERMLYYAGYTRALGDVDDGDTVTDFMAQERERGITIQSAAVTFDWKSHRINLIDTPGHVDFTLEVERALRVLDGAVAVFDASAGVEAQTLTVWRQAEKHHIPCVCFLNKMDKPAANLSFCIESIRQKLKANPVLLQIPVGSGKNFTGVVDLLTSQKLMWKMKSMRDDGRVFEVKALDRSDDPDLLQVVSDARTALIEQVADLDDEFAELLLTDFSENFDAIPSNKLQEAVRRVTLARKGVPVLCGSSLRNKGVQPLLDAITAYLPAPNERHHDVVRWYKDDLCALAFKVLHDKQRGPLVFLRIYSGTLKPQMALHNINRNSTERMSRLLVPFADQHVEIPSMTAGNIALTVGLKQTVTGDTIVSSKASAAAAARRAQNDSEAGKRSRECASVILSGVEVPDPVFFCTIEPPSMSKQADLENVLNCLQREDPSLKVRVDPDSGQTILCGMGELHIEIIHDRIRREHGIETHLGPLQVAYRETILHEASASDTLDRTVGERRHVVTVELAVRPVDVASVGGSCELAFTEELEGQLSAEMKEAVENGVHSSFLQGPLLGYPLQSVSTLMQRVTIEPGTSPAMVSACVSRCMLKALRLAGGQVLEPVMSLEVTVGDDHLSSVLGDLAQRRGTVRDIQSRHDNKVLLATVPLAEMMGYSTVLRTLTSGNATFSLELDTYEAMNPQEQNTLLKRLSGLL from the exons ATGTCTCTCAGGGGATTGCAGACCTTTAGCAGGATGATTCGG GGGAGGCGTTTATTCGCTGCGGGGCTGCAGTGCTGCAGATGTAGACTAAGCTGTCACGTAAAGAGACATTACAGCCTTCTTCCAG ATGATGTCAAATCATTACGGGCTCTCGTCAACCCTGAAGTATCCAG AATCCGAAACATCGGCATCATGGCCCACATTGATGCAGGCAAGACGACAACCACAGAGAGGATGCTTTACTACGCCGGTTACACAAGGGCATTGGGAG ATGTTGACGATGGGGATACAGTGACAGATTTTATGGCCCAAGAGCGAGAGCGTGGCATCACCATACAGTCAGCAGCAGTAACCTTTGACTGGAAAAGTCATAGAATAAATCTCATAGACACACCAG GACACGTTGACTTCACGCTTGAGGTGGAGCGGGCACTTCGTGTGCTTGATGGGGCTGTGGCGGTGTTTGACGCGTCGGCTGGCGTTGAG GCTCAGACTCTGACCGTGTGGAGACAAGCAGAGAAGCACCACATCCCCTGTGTTTGTTTCCTCAATAAGATGGACAAGCCTGCAGCGAA cttGAGTTTCTGCATTGAGAGCATAAGGCAGAAATTGAAAGCCAATCCAGTCCTCTTGCAG ATTCCTGTTGGCAGTGGAAAGAACTTCACAGGTGTTGTTGACTTGTTAACCAGTCAGAAGCTGATGTGGAAGATGAAATCTATGAGAGATGATGGCAGAGTGTTTGAAGTCAAAGCTCTTGACCGGTCTGATGATCCAGACCTCCTGCAGGTGGTCAGCGATGCAAGGACAGCTTTAATTGAGCAG GTCGCTGATCTGGACGATGAGTTTGCAGAACTGTTGCTAACTGATTTTAGCGAGAATTTCGATGCCATTCCCTCTAATAAA CTTCAAGAAGCCGTGCGGCGAGTTACTCTGGCCCGTAAAGGTGTACCGGTCCTCTGTGGGAGCTCTTTGAGAAACAAAGGTGTTCAGCCTCTTTTAGATGCCATCACTGCCTACCTGCCTGCTCCTAATGAACGACACcatgatgtggt GCGGTGGTACAAAGACGACCTGTGTGCACTGGCCTTCAAGGTTCTCCACGACAAGCAGCGCGGCCCTCTGGTGTTTCTCAGGATCTACTCTGGTACTCTGAAACCACAGATGGCGCTCCACAACATCAACAGGAACAGCAC TGAGAGGATGAGCAGGCTGCTGGTGCCATTTGCTGACCAGCATGTAGAAATCCCTTCGATGACAGCGGGAAATATTGCTCTTACTGTGGGACTCAAGCAG ACAGTTACAGGAGACACTATTGTGTCATCGAAGGCGTCAGCAGCAGCCGCGGCCCGTCGAGCCCAAAATGACAGCGAGGCGGGAAAGAGGAGCAGAGAGTGTGCCAGCGTGATCCTGTCAGGAGTGGAGGTCCCTGATCCCGTCTTCTTCTGCACCATAGAACCGCCATCTATGTCCAAACAGGCCG ATCTTGAAAATGTGCTCAACTGCCTCCAAAGAGAAGACCCCAGTCTCAAAGTCCGAGTTGATCCAGACTCTGGTCAG ACCATTTTATGCGGAATGGGAGAGCTGCACATCGAGATCATCCACGATCGAATCAGAAGAGAGCACGGCATTGAGACTCACCTCGGGCCGCTGCAGGTTGCTTACAGAGAGACAATTCTCCACGAGGCTTCGGCTTCAG ACACGCTGGACCGGACAGTAGGGGAGAGAAGACATGTCGTAACAGTGGAGCTGGCTGTCAGGCCTGTGGATGTCGCCTCAGTGGGTGGTTCATGCGAACTGGCTTTCACAGAAGAATTAGAGGGACAGCTTTCAGCAGAAATGAAAGAGGCAGTGGAGAATGGAGTGCACAGCTCATTTCTTCAAG GGCCACTGCTAGGTTACCCATTGCAGAGTGTGTCTACACTGATGCAGCGTGTTACCATAGAACCTGGGACTTCACCTGCCATGGTGTCTGCCTGCGTGTCTCGCTGCATGCTGAAG GCCCTGCGGCTCGCGGGCGGACAGGTCCTCGAGCCAGTCATGTCGTTAGAAGTGACTGTCGGCGATGACCACCTCAGCTCGGTGCTGGGAGACTTGGCTCAAAGACGAGGAACGGTCAGAGACATCCAGAGCCGTCATGACAACAAGGTGCTCTTAGCAACCGTGCCCCTGGCTGAGATGATG GGTTATTCCACCGTTCTACGAACACTGACATCTGGCAACGCCACATTCTCCCTGGAGCTGGATACCTACGAGGCCATGAACCCTCAGGAGCAGAACACACTCCTCAAAAGACTCTCTGGCCTGCTGTGA